Proteins encoded by one window of Planctomycetia bacterium:
- a CDS encoding antitoxin family protein, with the protein MTIKVVYENGVFRPLKPIRDVKEGTEAEVTVMKPPRPQPTPEEVIERLLRIADMPLEGGGKPFSGQDHDKILYGDPHQS; encoded by the coding sequence ATGACCATCAAAGTCGTCTATGAAAATGGCGTGTTTCGTCCGCTGAAGCCTATTCGTGATGTCAAGGAAGGAACGGAAGCAGAAGTAACCGTTATGAAGCCTCCTCGTCCTCAGCCCACACCGGAGGAAGTCATTGAACGTTTGCTTCGCATCGCTGACATGCCGTTGGAAGGTGGCGGCAAGCCATTTAGCGGACAGGATCATGATAAAATCCTTTACGGTGATCCTCATCAATCATGA
- a CDS encoding PIN domain-containing protein, whose protein sequence is MIFVDTGAWYALLVNDDPDHQKARAWVAANRERLVLTDYILDETLTLLRARGQKKQAITFGYDILDLEVADFYLVSLEDIESAWDIFQKYSDKEWSFTDCTSKVAMERLGITTAFAFDQHFRQFGNVVVVP, encoded by the coding sequence ATGATTTTCGTTGACACGGGCGCATGGTACGCTTTACTCGTTAATGATGATCCTGATCATCAAAAAGCTCGAGCCTGGGTTGCCGCAAATAGAGAGCGACTGGTTTTGACTGACTACATTCTTGACGAAACTTTGACACTGCTGCGAGCACGTGGTCAAAAGAAACAGGCTATTACGTTTGGTTATGACATTCTTGATTTAGAGGTTGCTGACTTCTATCTTGTGTCCCTCGAAGACATCGAATCAGCCTGGGATATCTTCCAAAAGTATTCTGATAAAGAATGGAGCTTCACCGATTGCACCAGCAAAGTTGCCATGGAACGATTGGGGATTACTACAGCCTTTGCTTTCGATCAACATTTCCGTCAATTTGGGAATGTCGTGGTTGTACCGTAA
- a CDS encoding GNAT family N-acetyltransferase yields the protein MPIRPLHPDELEAWLVMRERLWPDSPRGDLAEEQREIIAQPERNGVLVAELQGTLIGFVEVSLRDWAEGCETRPVGYLEAWFVEPEHRRSGVGRHLVEAAENWARERGCTEMGSDAEVWNETSHAAHRALGFGEVCRVVAYSKKIAGEIPSS from the coding sequence ATGCCAATACGCCCACTTCACCCGGATGAACTGGAAGCCTGGCTCGTCATGCGGGAACGGCTTTGGCCTGATTCGCCGCGAGGGGACTTGGCAGAAGAACAGCGGGAGATCATCGCCCAGCCGGAGCGGAATGGTGTGCTAGTGGCAGAGTTACAGGGTACGTTGATTGGGTTCGTGGAAGTGTCGCTCCGCGACTGGGCGGAAGGTTGCGAGACACGGCCGGTAGGTTACCTGGAAGCGTGGTTTGTTGAGCCTGAGCATCGTCGCAGTGGCGTGGGCCGACATTTGGTGGAGGCAGCGGAGAACTGGGCACGTGAGCGGGGCTGCACCGAGATGGGGTCGGATGCTGAAGTGTGGAATGAAACCAGCCACGCTGCCCATCGGGCCTTGGGGTTTGGAGAAGTCTGCCGGGTGGTGGCGTATAGCAAGAAGATTGCAGGGGAAATACCTTCCTCCTGA
- a CDS encoding amino acid racemase: MKTLGIIGGIGPESTIDYYRSIIAQYKQRVHTEHQPHILIQSIDLKRMQNWLAENNLAAITDYLVENLWHVSAGGADFAVLAANTAHIVFDEVSKQSPLPLISVVEVACQKACELKLRKLGLFGTKYTMTAPFYPQACQRYGLQLVIPHADEIADIHHIYFQQLLLNQFKDESRQTMVQIIERMHQEEQIEGLILGGTELPLLLRDTVVPGVVFLDTTLIHVERIVDGILSSTSA; the protein is encoded by the coding sequence ATGAAAACCCTCGGCATCATTGGTGGCATTGGGCCGGAATCGACGATTGATTACTACCGGTCGATCATCGCTCAATACAAGCAGCGGGTACATACTGAGCATCAGCCTCACATTCTTATCCAGAGCATTGATCTGAAGCGGATGCAGAACTGGCTGGCCGAGAATAACCTTGCTGCCATAACTGACTATCTCGTGGAGAACCTGTGGCATGTGTCTGCGGGCGGAGCTGACTTTGCAGTGCTGGCAGCGAACACAGCACATATTGTTTTCGATGAGGTATCTAAACAGTCGCCTTTGCCTTTGATCAGCGTGGTAGAGGTTGCTTGCCAGAAAGCCTGCGAGTTAAAGCTGCGGAAACTTGGGCTGTTCGGCACAAAGTATACGATGACAGCGCCGTTCTATCCGCAGGCATGTCAGCGCTATGGATTGCAACTGGTCATACCCCATGCCGATGAGATTGCGGACATCCATCACATTTACTTTCAGCAATTGCTGTTAAACCAGTTCAAGGATGAATCACGGCAGACAATGGTACAGATTATTGAACGCATGCATCAGGAAGAACAGATTGAAGGACTGATACTAGGCGGCACCGAGTTGCCTTTGTTGCTGCGGGATACTGTTGTGCCTGGGGTAGTGTTTCTCGATACGACGCTGATTCATGTGGAGCGTATTGTGGATGGCATTTTGAGTTCAACATCTGCTTGA
- a CDS encoding sigma-70 family RNA polymerase sigma factor — protein MEHAAQELCFGGYYISDMSERLIASLMKQTSLLTHEGASCSDARLLEQFVACRDESAFSTLVRRHAPMVWAVCRNALYREADAEDAFQATFLALVKQAHRIRQSAAIGAWLHTTAVRICLTQRRSQSRRIGRETRVARSEAAAPQESTWSDELAHAHDAIRQLPRREHEVFVLCMLEGQPQKAVARRLGLQVNSVSGLLARATKRLRSKLQSSGTISLGALAVAASCPAAVPATLVLQTCRLVCPTTALSKTILFLSTSVVESTMRKALLLTLVTFTLGVGITTGRWFVGSSDAQDPFQQHAGQPPASVYHPPAQSYYSVNLPLSTWEYKVLMGDGNVSVESKLNTLAGAGWELCTASSTPSDQMMFVFKRLRKPTNLTEERRFQPVEKSNKDAFTDYYRFSQGKVAYEDTVPSKTTSTINIPLQHTDVNSMSLLVKDIFTGCKINADARTNSLVIQGPSETLTQAKKLVERLDRLEANRSDSKKP, from the coding sequence TTGGAACATGCAGCGCAGGAATTGTGCTTTGGTGGCTACTATATCTCAGACATGAGTGAACGCCTGATTGCCAGCCTGATGAAGCAGACCAGTCTGCTCACGCACGAGGGTGCATCCTGTTCGGATGCCCGCCTGCTGGAGCAGTTCGTTGCCTGCCGGGATGAATCGGCGTTCAGCACGCTGGTACGTCGGCATGCTCCCATGGTCTGGGCGGTTTGCCGGAATGCACTGTATCGGGAAGCTGATGCAGAGGATGCATTCCAGGCAACTTTCCTGGCTCTGGTCAAGCAGGCACATCGTATCCGCCAAAGTGCAGCGATAGGCGCCTGGCTGCATACTACGGCGGTACGTATTTGCCTAACGCAACGGCGAAGCCAGAGTCGGCGGATTGGTCGGGAGACCCGAGTTGCCCGCAGTGAAGCTGCGGCACCGCAAGAATCTACCTGGTCAGATGAGCTGGCTCATGCTCATGATGCAATCCGGCAGTTGCCTCGGCGGGAGCATGAAGTGTTTGTGCTCTGCATGCTGGAAGGCCAGCCACAGAAAGCGGTTGCCCGCAGGCTGGGGTTGCAGGTCAATTCGGTGTCGGGCCTGTTGGCCCGGGCCACCAAGCGACTGCGATCCAAACTGCAGTCCAGTGGAACCATCTCGCTGGGCGCTCTGGCTGTTGCAGCCAGTTGCCCGGCAGCAGTTCCTGCAACGCTGGTGTTGCAGACCTGCCGTCTGGTCTGTCCAACGACTGCTCTTTCCAAAACCATACTTTTTCTTTCCACTTCGGTGGTGGAGTCTACGATGCGAAAAGCGTTGCTGTTAACACTGGTTACTTTCACACTGGGTGTGGGGATTACCACAGGCCGCTGGTTTGTGGGTTCATCCGACGCACAGGATCCTTTCCAGCAACATGCAGGTCAACCGCCTGCCTCAGTATATCACCCTCCAGCTCAAAGCTACTATTCTGTTAATCTGCCACTCTCTACCTGGGAATACAAGGTCCTCATGGGTGATGGCAATGTTTCGGTAGAAAGCAAGCTCAATACGCTGGCTGGTGCCGGCTGGGAACTGTGCACAGCTTCCTCAACGCCATCTGACCAGATGATGTTTGTGTTCAAGCGTCTGCGCAAGCCCACTAATCTGACAGAAGAACGCCGCTTCCAACCGGTTGAGAAGTCAAACAAGGATGCTTTTACTGACTACTATCGCTTTTCCCAGGGCAAAGTAGCCTATGAAGATACTGTACCCAGTAAGACGACTTCCACTATCAATATTCCGCTGCAACACACCGATGTCAATTCGATGTCCTTGCTGGTGAAAGATATCTTCACTGGGTGCAAGATCAATGCTGATGCACGCACCAACAGCCTGGTGATTCAAGGCCCCAGCGAGACGCTGACCCAGGCGAAGAAACTGGTCGAACGACTTGATCGGCTCGAAGCCAACCGCAGCGACAGCAAGAAGCCGTGA
- a CDS encoding prolipoprotein diacylglyceryl transferase encodes MGKWLYGSLFCLILPAWMIVWAWLTHDAIPVTLQGSELQMAGAFLALAGLLLQGLAIQQLWRVGHGLPMNAYPPRNYVTTGIYYFLRHPIYVGFAIACAGVSLWSLSSSGLFLVTPVMALLSVALVVGYEHPDLVNRFGRETVRQHAPLLGPPRDVPEPADLCTRLAVCLIVYVPWVLLYYWLIFLGDSPHFVALALPGEMQWPVLEWTEFFYFLTYPFALLVPLILNRKDQLRQFVYTAWWAIGIGIFLQYTLPVHAPPRPFEPKSIWGNLLLWERSMDGPVCAFPSFHVMWALVAASFWSLAFPRWKWCWWLLAVLMSLSCSTTGNHTVADVVAGVAVSGLIHERERLWTLLQKVCERLANSWHAWQYGSLRIINHSPFAGLACAVGILVVGQFISELSVLWIITLLILVSACIWGQVVTCSSKLQRPFGYYGAILGAIAAACLISAIWKYPIVTLCAIAALAAPWVQAIGRLRCLVQGCCHGKPTRSVPGIVCTNPHSRVCSISNLSGVMIHNTQLYSILGNIFTGMLLWRLWYGGINPAMLAGLYGILNGAFRFMEEAYRGEVQTPVLGKLKLYQWLSLASIVAGMVFTCLPGSSSLEVHWRLDWLLLLNSLGCGLLAAFLMGMDFPQSNRRFARLSG; translated from the coding sequence GTGGGCAAATGGTTATACGGCAGCTTGTTCTGTCTGATTTTGCCTGCGTGGATGATCGTCTGGGCCTGGCTGACGCATGATGCCATTCCGGTAACTTTGCAAGGCAGCGAACTGCAAATGGCAGGTGCATTCCTGGCTTTGGCTGGGCTGTTGCTGCAAGGCCTTGCGATACAGCAGCTTTGGCGAGTGGGGCATGGACTGCCCATGAATGCCTACCCGCCGAGGAATTATGTAACGACAGGCATTTATTATTTTCTGCGACATCCCATTTATGTAGGGTTTGCCATCGCCTGTGCCGGGGTGTCGTTATGGTCTTTATCATCCTCTGGACTTTTCCTTGTTACTCCAGTGATGGCCTTACTCTCTGTCGCTCTTGTTGTGGGATATGAACATCCCGACTTGGTGAACCGATTTGGCAGAGAAACGGTTCGCCAGCATGCTCCGCTGCTGGGGCCACCTCGCGATGTGCCTGAACCTGCTGATCTGTGCACCCGGCTGGCTGTATGCCTGATTGTCTATGTGCCCTGGGTGCTCCTTTACTACTGGTTGATTTTCCTGGGTGATTCGCCTCATTTCGTTGCTCTGGCTTTGCCTGGCGAGATGCAGTGGCCGGTACTGGAGTGGACGGAGTTCTTTTATTTTCTCACTTACCCGTTTGCTCTTCTGGTGCCATTGATTCTCAATCGTAAAGATCAACTCAGGCAATTCGTTTACACAGCCTGGTGGGCGATTGGCATTGGCATTTTTCTGCAGTACACGTTACCTGTGCATGCACCACCCAGGCCGTTTGAACCCAAGAGCATCTGGGGGAATCTTCTTTTGTGGGAACGGAGCATGGATGGACCGGTGTGTGCCTTCCCTTCATTTCATGTGATGTGGGCGCTGGTAGCAGCATCATTCTGGTCGTTGGCCTTCCCGCGCTGGAAATGGTGCTGGTGGCTGCTCGCAGTTCTCATGTCGCTCAGTTGCAGCACGACAGGCAATCATACCGTAGCAGATGTGGTAGCAGGGGTTGCGGTATCTGGGCTGATCCACGAGCGAGAACGCCTTTGGACTCTTTTACAGAAAGTCTGCGAACGGCTGGCAAACTCGTGGCACGCCTGGCAGTATGGATCACTACGGATTATCAATCACAGCCCGTTTGCTGGCTTGGCCTGTGCTGTGGGTATCTTGGTAGTTGGCCAGTTCATTTCCGAGTTGAGTGTCCTTTGGATTATCACCTTGTTGATTCTTGTGAGTGCGTGCATCTGGGGACAAGTGGTTACTTGCTCATCAAAACTGCAACGCCCCTTCGGATACTATGGAGCGATTCTTGGCGCAATAGCAGCTGCATGCCTGATCAGTGCGATCTGGAAATACCCGATTGTCACACTATGTGCCATCGCAGCCTTGGCGGCACCCTGGGTACAGGCCATTGGTCGGCTGCGCTGCCTGGTGCAGGGCTGCTGTCATGGCAAACCTACGCGGAGTGTGCCTGGCATCGTTTGTACCAACCCACATTCACGGGTCTGTTCCATTTCGAACCTGTCGGGTGTGATGATTCACAACACACAGCTTTATTCCATTCTTGGTAACATTTTCACAGGCATGCTGCTCTGGCGATTGTGGTATGGAGGTATCAATCCCGCCATGCTTGCTGGTTTGTATGGCATCCTGAATGGAGCTTTTCGATTCATGGAGGAAGCCTACCGAGGCGAAGTGCAGACTCCGGTACTTGGCAAACTGAAACTGTACCAGTGGCTGAGCCTGGCCAGCATTGTTGCAGGGATGGTGTTCACCTGTTTGCCTGGATCGAGTTCACTTGAAGTACACTGGCGATTGGACTGGCTTTTGCTGCTGAATAGTCTTGGCTGTGGATTACTGGCAGCTTTTCTGATGGGGATGGATTTCCCGCAATCGAATAGGCGATTTGCGAGGCTATCGGGATAA
- a CDS encoding S46 family peptidase has product MTSTTLLHSDEGMWLYNNPPLKVLKERYNFEPTKEWLDHLRMSSVRFNSGGSGSFVSANGLVLTNHHVGADTLQKISTKEKDYLNIGYYAKTAAEEIPAKDLELNVLLSITDVTDKVNAAVKEGMSAADAGLARRKAMTEIEAKALEGKDDKKFRADVVTLYNGGAYHLYQFKKYTDVRLVFAPEKDIAFFGGDPDNFEYPRYDLDVCFFRAYEDGKPAQPEHYLKWSETGTKEGDLTFVSGHPGRTSRGLTMAHLEYIRDKLAPYQLNWLRRLEVMLKTYSDRSKSNAQEAQDDLFGIQNSRKARLGGLAGLQDPALMGRKAKEEADLRESVAKDPKLKDYQTAWAEVETTLKYAREYFIDYNLWERGQAFNSHLFGKARTLLRAADERAKPDGERLREFRQSGLKSLEMDLFSEAPIHENLEIVELADSLGMMVELAGVDHPLVKKILAGKSPRDRAAELVRGSKLNQVSERKKLYEGGKDAVAASSDPMIGVAKIVDEEARRIRKQFEENVEEPQRQAYAKIAKARFAVQGTGVYPDATFTLRLSFGPIKGFEENGQQIAPYTTLGGAFERSKAQGGQDPFKLPDSWHKAKDKMKLDTPFNFVSTADIIGGNSGSPVVDRKGEFVGIIFDGNIQSLVLDYAYSDVIARAVSVDCRGIMESLKSVYGTTDLVNELLKK; this is encoded by the coding sequence ATGACCAGTACCACCCTGCTGCATTCCGATGAAGGCATGTGGCTTTACAACAACCCACCGCTCAAGGTTCTGAAAGAACGCTACAACTTTGAACCAACCAAAGAATGGCTCGACCACTTGCGCATGTCCTCGGTGCGCTTCAATAGTGGTGGATCAGGAAGCTTTGTTTCCGCGAACGGCCTGGTGCTCACCAATCACCATGTCGGTGCCGACACACTCCAGAAGATCAGTACCAAGGAAAAGGATTACCTCAACATCGGCTACTACGCCAAAACTGCTGCGGAAGAAATCCCCGCCAAGGACCTCGAACTCAATGTGCTCCTTTCCATCACTGATGTGACAGACAAGGTCAACGCTGCTGTGAAAGAAGGCATGTCGGCTGCTGATGCCGGTCTGGCCCGTCGCAAAGCCATGACCGAAATTGAAGCCAAGGCGCTCGAAGGAAAGGATGACAAGAAATTCCGTGCCGATGTTGTGACACTGTACAACGGCGGCGCTTATCATCTCTACCAGTTCAAGAAATATACTGATGTCCGTCTGGTGTTTGCTCCTGAAAAGGACATTGCGTTCTTCGGCGGCGATCCAGACAACTTCGAATATCCCCGATACGATCTCGATGTATGCTTCTTCCGTGCTTACGAAGATGGCAAACCAGCTCAGCCTGAACACTATCTGAAATGGAGCGAAACCGGAACTAAGGAAGGCGACCTGACTTTCGTCTCCGGCCACCCCGGCCGCACCAGCCGCGGGCTGACTATGGCACACCTGGAATACATCCGCGACAAGCTGGCTCCCTATCAGCTCAACTGGCTGCGTCGTTTGGAAGTCATGCTTAAGACCTATAGCGACCGCAGCAAGAGTAATGCCCAGGAAGCTCAGGACGACCTGTTTGGCATTCAGAACAGCCGCAAGGCACGTCTGGGTGGACTGGCCGGTTTGCAGGACCCAGCCTTGATGGGTCGCAAAGCCAAGGAAGAAGCTGATCTGCGTGAATCAGTCGCCAAGGACCCCAAGCTGAAAGATTACCAGACGGCATGGGCCGAGGTAGAAACGACGCTCAAGTATGCCCGTGAATACTTCATCGACTACAACCTCTGGGAACGAGGCCAGGCCTTCAACAGCCATCTCTTCGGCAAAGCCCGCACCCTCTTGCGTGCTGCTGATGAACGTGCCAAGCCCGATGGTGAACGTCTTCGCGAATTCCGTCAGTCCGGGCTGAAATCCCTCGAAATGGATCTGTTCTCCGAGGCTCCGATCCATGAGAACCTCGAAATCGTTGAACTGGCGGATTCACTCGGCATGATGGTCGAACTGGCTGGAGTGGATCATCCGCTGGTGAAGAAAATTCTCGCCGGCAAGTCCCCTCGCGATCGTGCTGCAGAACTGGTTCGTGGCTCCAAGCTGAATCAGGTCAGCGAACGCAAGAAGCTGTACGAAGGTGGCAAGGACGCAGTGGCTGCCAGCAGCGATCCGATGATCGGTGTTGCAAAAATCGTGGATGAGGAAGCACGTAGAATACGTAAGCAGTTTGAAGAGAATGTGGAAGAACCTCAGCGACAGGCTTATGCCAAGATCGCCAAGGCACGCTTTGCTGTCCAGGGTACCGGCGTTTACCCAGATGCTACTTTCACCCTGCGACTCTCCTTCGGCCCCATCAAGGGCTTTGAAGAAAATGGTCAGCAGATTGCTCCTTATACCACCCTTGGCGGCGCGTTTGAACGCAGCAAGGCTCAAGGCGGGCAAGACCCCTTCAAGCTGCCTGACAGCTGGCATAAAGCCAAGGACAAGATGAAGCTTGATACACCTTTCAACTTTGTCAGCACCGCCGACATCATCGGTGGCAACTCCGGTTCTCCCGTGGTGGATCGCAAGGGTGAATTCGTAGGCATCATCTTCGATGGCAACATCCAGTCGCTCGTGCTCGATTATGCCTACAGCGATGTGATCGCTCGTGCCGTCTCCGTTGATTGCCGAGGCATCATGGAATCGCTCAAGAGCGTGTACGGCACCACCGATCTGGTGAATGAGTTGCTGAAGAAGTAA
- a CDS encoding PAS domain S-box protein, with the protein MGPLVLLHTVLIGFFAFAAFYHLMLWWQAKRDRLLAAFSINCFLHAIFCYVLVGIMQTASIDVANSLQQSRLFIAILLLLTWLWCMVYLTGVRPRWFVDPVSIFLLILGLIHTLLVPINPAVKSVESFTLPWNEVIHTPQLGSPGWWIILHYVIIVVMDGFVLYCSYLYSRKDRLAGNLLILSTSGIILLHLLDLVRSTGLITFPYIGVFVHLLFVLVIAYVIARRNQQVRVQLIANEERLRTLSEQAMDGIFIADTRGNYVDVNMAGAEMLGYTREEILSKNITDLVTAEEMERVAPELQQLMAGLPTRQEWHFRCKDGSTLIGEVNARMLPDGRVLGVLRDTTERSRSEAALRESEEWLRLTNESASIGTYDIDLITGKARYSPVMCGILGIPGGTVYHRSEAMKFFHPEDMDKMVKLIQSSEEPGSDGAIHSEHRIIRPNGEVRWLAWSGRTLFDEGKPVRAIGASMDITDRKQAEETIRQIVEGIAPTTGRNFFVTLANHLCRACRVDYALIGAIDPGSPRQVRTLASSHRGEIIDNITYQLAHTPCESITRGDLCHFPNGVARVYPQDKMLADLKIDSYMGIPLKSNSGQVLGLIALLHHAPLHQPQQAETILRVVAARATAELERELSETARNEAERAMHEQEAFLRMAQEAAHIGSWEWDVRTNLFKWSSELARMHGIKLSEFDGTLSMVKSFVHPDDIAVLEKTLSVVPTGGQVNPFDFRIRQRTGNIRDLWVLSKIYRDEQGNPSRVIGVAIDITERKLAEAKQRQLEAQLAQAQKMETIGRLAGGVAHDFNNLLTVINGYNELLRTMTPSDDSRSTMLEVIHDAGERAAALTRQLLTFSRQQVVEPRVLDLNTVVSDTDKLLRRLIGEDVRLVTRLAQQLSPVHADPGQIGQVIVNLAVNSRDAMPQGGQLTLETSNVTVDTALADQHRGVKPGSFVMLSVTDTGSGMSAEIQSKIFEPFFTTKGPGRGTGLGLATVRTIAEEGGGFITVSSAPGKGSTFRLYLPVVDVREAPPARQRKDAALPRGRETILLVEDEEAVRTVTRKILQQAGYQVVEAVGGLEALKLSEDYQGRIDMLVTDVVMPGLGGRELVAKLSEQRRSLKVLFLSGYTADALFRDDVQQADIAFLQKPFTLSSLTRKVREVLDDHVKQPAASGAGSAQPDGLQTQLS; encoded by the coding sequence GTGGGCCCCCTGGTTCTGCTGCATACCGTACTGATCGGCTTTTTTGCGTTTGCTGCCTTCTATCACCTGATGTTGTGGTGGCAGGCAAAACGTGACAGACTGCTTGCAGCCTTCAGCATCAATTGTTTTCTTCATGCCATCTTCTGTTATGTGCTGGTCGGCATCATGCAGACTGCCTCGATTGATGTAGCCAACTCTCTGCAGCAGTCACGCTTGTTCATTGCCATCCTGCTGCTACTTACGTGGCTGTGGTGCATGGTCTATCTCACCGGCGTTCGGCCACGATGGTTTGTTGACCCAGTATCGATTTTTTTGCTGATACTAGGACTGATACATACGTTGCTGGTTCCCATCAATCCAGCAGTCAAGTCGGTTGAATCGTTTACGCTGCCCTGGAACGAAGTGATTCATACACCTCAACTGGGCTCGCCCGGGTGGTGGATTATTCTGCACTACGTGATTATCGTGGTGATGGATGGCTTCGTATTGTATTGCAGTTATCTGTACAGCAGGAAGGATCGACTGGCAGGCAACCTGCTGATCTTAAGCACATCAGGTATCATCCTGCTTCATCTTCTGGACCTGGTTCGCAGTACAGGTCTGATCACGTTCCCCTATATCGGTGTTTTTGTCCATCTCTTGTTTGTCCTGGTGATTGCGTATGTTATCGCCCGGCGGAATCAGCAGGTGCGAGTACAGTTGATTGCCAATGAAGAACGACTGCGAACCCTGAGTGAACAGGCTATGGATGGCATTTTCATAGCAGATACCCGTGGAAATTATGTAGACGTGAATATGGCCGGTGCAGAAATGCTGGGGTATACCCGTGAAGAAATCCTTTCCAAGAACATTACCGACCTGGTAACAGCGGAAGAAATGGAACGGGTTGCACCGGAATTGCAGCAATTAATGGCAGGGTTGCCGACTCGTCAAGAATGGCACTTCCGCTGCAAGGATGGTTCAACGCTCATCGGTGAAGTCAACGCCCGGATGCTGCCTGACGGCCGGGTGCTGGGCGTTTTGCGAGATACCACGGAACGTTCCCGTTCCGAAGCAGCCTTGCGGGAAAGCGAGGAATGGTTGAGGCTGACCAACGAATCGGCCAGCATTGGAACGTACGATATTGATCTCATCACGGGCAAGGCACGCTATTCCCCCGTCATGTGCGGGATCCTCGGCATTCCGGGTGGCACGGTCTATCATCGCTCCGAAGCAATGAAGTTTTTCCATCCGGAAGATATGGACAAAATGGTGAAGCTGATCCAGAGTTCGGAAGAGCCGGGCAGTGATGGTGCAATACACAGTGAACACCGCATCATCAGGCCTAATGGTGAAGTGCGCTGGCTGGCCTGGAGTGGCCGCACGCTGTTTGACGAAGGCAAGCCGGTTCGCGCCATCGGCGCCAGCATGGATATTACTGATCGCAAACAGGCTGAGGAAACGATTCGCCAGATTGTGGAAGGAATAGCCCCCACTACGGGTCGAAATTTCTTTGTCACGTTAGCCAATCACCTGTGCCGGGCCTGCCGGGTGGATTATGCATTGATCGGTGCGATTGATCCAGGCAGTCCCCGGCAGGTGCGAACCCTGGCCAGTTCGCATCGTGGCGAAATCATTGACAACATCACTTACCAGCTCGCTCATACTCCATGCGAAAGTATCACGCGTGGTGACCTGTGCCATTTCCCCAATGGAGTCGCCCGAGTTTACCCGCAGGATAAGATGCTGGCGGATTTGAAAATCGACAGTTACATGGGCATCCCCCTCAAATCGAACAGCGGGCAGGTTCTGGGGTTGATTGCTCTTCTCCATCATGCTCCACTCCATCAGCCTCAGCAGGCGGAAACCATTCTGCGCGTGGTGGCAGCACGGGCCACTGCGGAACTGGAGCGTGAGCTTTCTGAAACTGCCCGTAATGAGGCGGAACGGGCCATGCATGAACAGGAAGCATTTCTTCGCATGGCCCAGGAAGCAGCACATATCGGCAGCTGGGAATGGGATGTACGTACCAATCTGTTCAAATGGTCGTCGGAACTGGCTCGCATGCATGGCATCAAACTGAGTGAGTTCGATGGCACGCTGTCCATGGTGAAGTCTTTTGTGCACCCGGATGATATCGCTGTTCTGGAAAAAACCCTTTCCGTAGTACCGACAGGCGGACAGGTCAACCCCTTCGATTTTCGGATCAGGCAGCGCACTGGCAACATACGTGATCTGTGGGTGCTGAGCAAAATCTATCGTGATGAGCAGGGAAATCCTTCGCGCGTCATTGGAGTTGCCATCGATATTACGGAACGCAAGCTGGCGGAAGCCAAGCAAAGGCAACTTGAGGCACAACTGGCACAGGCACAGAAGATGGAAACCATCGGTCGCCTGGCGGGTGGCGTCGCCCATGATTTCAACAATCTGCTCACCGTCATCAATGGCTACAACGAACTGCTTCGCACCATGACGCCCAGCGACGACAGTCGATCCACCATGCTGGAAGTGATTCATGATGCCGGCGAACGGGCCGCTGCACTGACCAGGCAACTGCTTACCTTCAGCCGACAGCAGGTAGTGGAACCTCGCGTGCTGGATTTGAACACCGTGGTCTCAGACACCGACAAGCTGTTGCGACGGTTGATTGGTGAAGATGTCCGCCTGGTGACCCGGCTGGCTCAGCAACTCTCACCGGTTCATGCAGATCCGGGACAGATCGGGCAGGTCATTGTCAACCTGGCTGTCAACTCGCGGGATGCCATGCCCCAGGGCGGACAACTGACCTTGGAGACTTCCAATGTCACGGTTGATACGGCACTGGCGGATCAGCACCGTGGGGTGAAGCCCGGTTCCTTTGTCATGTTGTCCGTCACGGACACTGGCAGTGGCATGAGCGCCGAGATTCAGTCAAAAATCTTCGAGCCATTCTTCACCACCAAAGGGCCGGGGCGTGGGACCGGCCTGGGATTGGCCACGGTGCGTACCATCGCGGAGGAAGGCGGTGGATTTATCACCGTTTCCAGCGCCCCTGGAAAAGGCAGTACCTTTCGGTTGTATCTACCAGTCGTGGATGTTCGCGAAGCTCCACCCGCCCGGCAGCGAAAAGATGCAGCACTGCCCCGTGGACGCGAAACCATTCTGCTGGTGGAAGATGAGGAAGCTGTCCGCACGGTTACCCGAAAGATTCTGCAGCAGGCAGGGTACCAGGTGGTAGAAGCGGTAGGCGGACTGGAAGCGCTCAAACTCAGCGAAGATTATCAGGGACGTATTGATATGCTCGTCACCGATGTGGTGATGCCGGGCCTGGGTGGCCGAGAACTGGTGGCAAAACTCAGCGAGCAGCGACGTAGCCTGAAAGTGCTCTTTTTAAGTGGATACACGGCTGACGCCCTGTTTCGCGATGATGTCCAGCAGGCTGACATAGCCTTTCTGCAGAAGCCTTTCACTCTCAGTTCTCTCACGCGCAAGGTACGCGAAGTGCTGGACGATCATGTGAAACAGCCAGCAGCCAGTGGTGCAGGATCAGCGCAACCAGACGGGCTTCAGACACAGTTGTCCTGA